In Phreatobacter stygius, a genomic segment contains:
- a CDS encoding PPC domain-containing DNA-binding protein: MTVPTPFPRPRTLIHPGRFNPVRIQSLASAGARHVRLALQPGLSLYDALVGPLATIGITSASTTLLGGFFDDLSYCVAPPDPTGKAVIAYTRPIQAGRAFMVFGNATIGKSLQGAPLVHCHAAIRTEAGVMMGGHILTESCIVGPEPIPVLVTSLDDFELRQAYDPETNIPLLQPHEMRAHG; the protein is encoded by the coding sequence GTGACTGTGCCGACACCGTTCCCGCGGCCGCGCACGCTGATCCATCCCGGGCGGTTCAACCCGGTCCGGATCCAGAGCCTCGCCTCCGCCGGCGCCCGGCATGTCCGCCTGGCGCTGCAGCCGGGCCTGAGCCTCTACGACGCGCTGGTCGGTCCGCTCGCGACGATCGGCATCACCTCGGCCTCGACCACCCTTCTCGGCGGCTTTTTCGACGACCTCAGCTATTGCGTCGCGCCGCCCGACCCGACCGGCAAGGCGGTGATCGCCTATACCCGGCCGATCCAGGCCGGCCGGGCCTTCATGGTGTTCGGCAACGCGACCATCGGCAAAAGCCTGCAAGGTGCGCCGCTGGTCCATTGCCATGCCGCCATCCGCACCGAGGCCGGCGTCATGATGGGCGGCCATATCCTGACCGAAAGCTGCATCGTCGGGCCCGAGCCGATCCCGGTGCTGGTCACCTCGCTCGACGATTTCGAGCTGCGCCAGGCCTATGACCCGGAAACCAATATTCCCCTGCTCCAGCCCCATGAGATGCGCGCCCATGGCTGA
- a CDS encoding helix-turn-helix transcriptional regulator gives MPSIPLTRSQLLLPFVGILDEMGAPTNALLEKFRLPSTLEEKNDLYVPLLPALHFVDAAQRGQGIQDFGFLAARRLHFTHLSGKTRALIAHSPTLLVALRHSCHWASREDTILTMWIEQHHDQARICSRLAGTHGALHLKYVQWIQNIFSIYTVRQFAGPDWMPTEIAFESHYAPSQATQSSWPNVRFLSGQPAAWISLPISHLSLPNRSTGLFPLPHDHEEGPSGYDIVDLLKLMLPAYLDEGAPALADVAEMAGVSTRTFQRKLSRVGLAYSDILDTVRYEHASRLLRDTNTKIIEVALSSGYTDPAHFSRAFRRISGVPPRQFREQSRLRQSGEAL, from the coding sequence ATGCCTAGCATTCCTTTGACGCGCTCCCAGCTCCTTCTTCCTTTCGTCGGAATTCTCGACGAAATGGGCGCGCCGACAAACGCGCTCCTGGAAAAGTTCCGGCTTCCGTCCACTTTGGAGGAAAAGAACGATCTCTACGTGCCGCTCCTGCCGGCACTTCATTTCGTCGACGCCGCCCAGAGAGGTCAGGGCATCCAGGATTTTGGCTTCCTGGCCGCTCGGCGGCTGCATTTTACCCATCTCAGTGGAAAGACCCGGGCCCTGATCGCCCATTCCCCGACACTGCTCGTGGCGCTGCGGCATTCCTGCCATTGGGCATCGCGAGAAGACACCATTCTGACGATGTGGATCGAACAGCACCACGACCAGGCGCGGATTTGCAGCAGGCTCGCCGGAACACACGGGGCTCTGCACCTGAAATACGTGCAATGGATTCAGAACATCTTCTCGATATACACCGTGCGGCAATTTGCCGGGCCCGACTGGATGCCGACGGAAATTGCCTTTGAATCTCATTATGCACCGAGCCAGGCGACGCAATCCTCCTGGCCGAATGTGCGGTTCCTGTCAGGCCAGCCGGCTGCCTGGATCAGCTTGCCGATCTCGCACCTGAGTCTCCCCAACCGCTCGACCGGACTATTTCCTCTGCCGCACGATCACGAGGAGGGCCCTTCCGGCTATGACATTGTCGACCTCCTCAAACTGATGTTGCCGGCCTATCTGGATGAGGGAGCACCAGCTCTTGCCGACGTCGCGGAGATGGCCGGCGTCAGCACGCGCACCTTTCAACGCAAGCTCTCTCGTGTCGGCCTTGCCTATTCAGATATACTCGACACGGTCAGGTACGAGCACGCGAGCCGGCTTTTGCGCGACACCAACACCAAGATTATCGAGGTCGCGTTGTCTTCCGGCTACACGGATCCAGCGCATTTCAGCCGCGCCTTCCGCCGAATTTCCGGCGTTCCACCGCGTCAGTTTCGTGAGCAATCGCGGCTACGACAATCGGGTGAAGCACTCTGA
- a CDS encoding dihydrodipicolinate synthase family protein, translating into MFRGLSAFPITPADADGRVDVEALQRLVKRLVDAKVDSIGLLGSTGSYPYLSRAERRRAIEAAAAIAKGKSPILVGSGAMRTDEAVALARDAEEAGADALLLAPVSYTPLTDREVFTHFETVAAAVKLPVCIYNNPGTTHFTFSAGLVARLSRIANIVAVKNPAPDAGHVFAQLEDLRARVGRDFSLGFSGDWKVTETLIAGADAWYSVVGGLFPEPCMAIVRAVREGKPADARKLNADLQPLWDLFIAHSSLRVVYAAANALGIVKAAPPRPILPLEPDAERQVREVVERLRLR; encoded by the coding sequence ATGTTCCGCGGCCTGTCCGCTTTCCCGATCACGCCTGCGGATGCCGACGGGCGGGTCGATGTCGAAGCCCTGCAGCGGCTGGTCAAGCGCCTGGTCGACGCCAAGGTCGATTCCATTGGCCTGCTCGGCAGCACCGGCAGCTATCCCTATCTGAGCCGTGCCGAACGGCGCCGGGCGATCGAGGCTGCGGCGGCGATCGCCAAGGGCAAGTCGCCGATCCTGGTCGGCTCAGGCGCCATGCGCACCGACGAGGCGGTGGCCTTGGCGCGTGATGCCGAGGAGGCCGGGGCCGATGCGCTGTTGCTGGCGCCCGTCTCCTATACCCCGCTCACCGACCGCGAAGTCTTTACCCATTTCGAGACGGTGGCAGCCGCGGTGAAACTGCCGGTCTGCATCTACAACAACCCCGGCACCACCCATTTCACCTTCTCGGCCGGGCTGGTCGCGCGGCTGAGCCGGATCGCCAATATCGTCGCGGTGAAGAACCCGGCGCCCGATGCCGGCCATGTCTTCGCCCAGCTGGAGGATCTCCGCGCGCGTGTCGGCCGGGATTTCTCGCTTGGATTTTCGGGCGACTGGAAGGTGACCGAGACGCTGATCGCCGGCGCCGACGCCTGGTACAGCGTCGTCGGCGGCCTGTTCCCCGAGCCCTGCATGGCGATCGTCCGGGCGGTGCGCGAAGGCAAGCCGGCCGACGCGCGCAAGCTCAATGCCGACCTGCAGCCGCTCTGGGACCTGTTCATCGCCCATTCCAGCCTGCGTGTGGTCTACGCCGCCGCCAATGCGCTCGGTATCGTCAAGGCTGCCCCGCCGCGCCCGATCCTGCCCCTGGAGCCGGATGCCGAGCGCCAGGTGCGTGAGGTGGTCGAGCGGTTGCGGTTGAGATAG
- a CDS encoding Lrp/AsnC family transcriptional regulator, producing the protein MSRPLDAIDRKILKELLADGRLSMSELAGRVGLSTSPCWQRVRRLEEDGTIQSYAAILDQSRLGLTETVIIEVTLERHDDEVLERFGAAMAALPEVLEAYLTTGEYDYFIKVAVSGTAGYEEFLRKKLYKIPGVRHSRSCFALKCLKRSLSVVPEG; encoded by the coding sequence TTGTCCAGACCGCTCGATGCCATCGACCGCAAGATCCTGAAGGAACTGCTCGCCGACGGCCGCCTGTCGATGAGCGAGCTTGCCGGCCGGGTCGGGCTTTCCACCAGCCCGTGCTGGCAAAGGGTCAGGCGGCTGGAGGAGGACGGCACGATCCAGAGCTACGCCGCGATCCTCGACCAGTCGCGCCTGGGCCTGACCGAGACCGTCATCATCGAGGTGACGCTGGAGCGCCATGACGACGAGGTGCTGGAACGCTTCGGCGCGGCCATGGCGGCGCTGCCGGAAGTGCTGGAGGCTTATCTGACCACCGGCGAATATGACTATTTCATCAAGGTCGCGGTCAGCGGCACCGCCGGCTACGAGGAGTTTCTGAGGAAGAAGCTCTACAAGATCCCGGGCGTGCGTCATTCGCGCTCCTGTTTCGCGCTGAAATGCCTGAAGCGGAGCCTGTCGGTGGTGCCGGAGGGATGA
- a CDS encoding PPC domain-containing DNA-binding protein: MADLVAAAVVETGRMGRVAYARIAPNEDLVQGVEKLCLAEGFRNAFVRGALGSLVDACLATRDGGFVAVKGPAVEIVSLAGEVREKPDGSVRAVLSGVVAGTDGAIHGGPFVAGANPICMTFEVTLEEWLPEERMANSEWG; encoded by the coding sequence ATGGCTGACCTCGTCGCAGCAGCCGTCGTCGAGACCGGCCGGATGGGCCGCGTCGCCTATGCCCGCATCGCGCCGAACGAGGACCTGGTGCAAGGCGTCGAGAAGCTTTGCCTCGCCGAGGGCTTCCGCAACGCCTTCGTGCGGGGCGCGCTGGGCAGCCTGGTCGATGCCTGCCTGGCCACCCGCGACGGCGGCTTCGTCGCGGTCAAGGGACCGGCGGTGGAGATCGTCAGCCTCGCCGGCGAAGTGCGCGAGAAGCCCGACGGATCGGTGCGCGCGGTGCTCTCCGGCGTGGTCGCCGGCACCGATGGAGCCATCCATGGTGGGCCTTTCGTTGCCGGAGCCAACCCGATCTGCATGACCTTCGAGGTGACCCTCGAGGAATGGTTGCCCGAGGAGCGAATGGCGAATAGCGAATGGGGATGA
- a CDS encoding metallophosphoesterase family protein: MTTKTMRPPVHRPPVMKPIIDPRRGDIEDDALSTKRRSLFALAGTLVAEISLPKLIAAWFILIIGPGLILGLAPQVALGWASTLQAKITAPYAGLGALLLFLVVVAIGWFGGRPLFRAAESNFWQLNSLAVQPFYVICREALRHLAEKLLPADATEAGRATLRSATSAAAGVVLCCLSLAAVLHAWPSSAWVGDIADLASPHRLAMTALANSVVLIGAYLTAAALVWSLADAAMPQPRALRDFAAAGSPAASSSASPARSWRVAHLSDLHAVGEPYGLRIESGRSGPCGNGRIKALLERLELVHAAEPLDRILVTGDTTDAGRSAEWAAFFDALKLHPRLAERMLVLPGNHDLNVVDRANPARLDLPMSPNKRLRQLRVLSAMAAIQGAGVRVVDRVKGELGATLAAALKPHLASLTQFADTGSWRQAGRLSAVWLDVFPQVLPPETEDGLGIILLNSNADTHFSFTNALGLVSAEDVKAVEIALAHYPRARWIVALHHHLVEYPMPARALSERIGTALINGSWFVRRLSSLADRIVVMHGHRHLDWIGECAGLTIVSAPSPVMEASDTCETYFYVHTLVASEGGRLQLRRPERVVVKGASSE; this comes from the coding sequence ATGACAACAAAAACCATGCGACCGCCGGTCCACAGGCCGCCGGTCATGAAGCCGATCATCGATCCGCGCCGCGGCGATATCGAGGACGATGCGCTGTCGACCAAACGGCGCTCGCTGTTCGCGCTCGCCGGCACGCTGGTCGCCGAGATCAGCCTGCCGAAGCTGATCGCCGCCTGGTTCATCCTGATCATCGGCCCTGGCCTGATCCTGGGGCTGGCGCCGCAGGTGGCGCTCGGCTGGGCGTCGACCTTGCAGGCCAAGATCACCGCGCCCTATGCCGGGCTCGGCGCGCTTCTGCTGTTCCTGGTGGTGGTGGCGATCGGCTGGTTCGGCGGGCGGCCGCTGTTCCGCGCGGCGGAGAGCAATTTCTGGCAGCTCAATTCGCTCGCCGTGCAGCCCTTCTATGTCATCTGCCGCGAAGCGCTGCGCCATCTCGCCGAGAAGCTGCTGCCGGCCGATGCAACGGAAGCCGGGCGCGCGACGCTGCGCTCGGCAACCTCGGCGGCCGCCGGCGTGGTGCTCTGCTGCCTGTCGCTTGCCGCGGTCCTGCACGCCTGGCCCAGTTCCGCCTGGGTCGGCGACATCGCCGATCTCGCCTCGCCGCACCGGCTCGCCATGACGGCGCTGGCCAATTCGGTGGTGCTGATCGGCGCCTATCTCACCGCGGCCGCGCTGGTCTGGTCACTGGCCGACGCCGCCATGCCGCAGCCTCGCGCGCTGCGTGATTTCGCCGCCGCCGGCTCCCCCGCCGCTTCATCGAGCGCCTCGCCCGCACGGTCCTGGCGGGTTGCCCATCTGTCGGACCTCCATGCGGTCGGCGAGCCCTATGGCCTGCGCATCGAGAGCGGACGCAGCGGACCCTGCGGCAACGGCCGGATCAAGGCACTGCTGGAGCGGCTGGAACTGGTCCACGCGGCCGAGCCGCTCGACCGGATCCTGGTCACCGGAGACACCACCGACGCCGGCCGCTCAGCCGAATGGGCCGCTTTTTTCGACGCGCTGAAGCTGCACCCGCGTCTTGCCGAGCGCATGCTGGTGCTGCCCGGCAATCACGACCTCAACGTCGTCGACCGCGCCAATCCGGCGCGGCTCGACCTGCCGATGAGCCCGAACAAGCGGCTGCGCCAGTTGCGCGTGCTCTCCGCCATGGCGGCGATCCAAGGCGCCGGCGTGCGCGTCGTCGACCGCGTCAAAGGCGAGCTCGGCGCGACGCTGGCTGCGGCGCTAAAACCCCATCTCGCCAGCCTGACGCAGTTTGCCGACACCGGCTCCTGGCGCCAGGCCGGGCGATTGAGCGCCGTCTGGCTCGATGTGTTCCCGCAGGTATTGCCGCCGGAAACCGAGGACGGCCTCGGCATCATCCTGCTCAACTCCAATGCCGACACGCATTTTTCCTTCACCAACGCGCTCGGCCTGGTCTCGGCCGAGGACGTCAAGGCGGTCGAAATCGCGCTGGCGCATTATCCTCGGGCGCGCTGGATCGTGGCGCTGCACCACCACCTGGTCGAATATCCCATGCCGGCCCGCGCCTTGTCGGAGCGTATCGGCACCGCGCTGATCAATGGCAGCTGGTTCGTCCGGCGGCTCAGCAGTCTCGCCGACCGGATCGTGGTGATGCACGGCCACCGGCATCTCGACTGGATCGGCGAATGCGCCGGCCTCACCATCGTCTCGGCGCCCTCGCCGGTGATGGAGGCGAGCGATACCTGCGAGACCTATTTCTACGTCCACACGCTGGTTGCATCCGAGGGCGGCAGGCTGCAATTGCGCCGGCCGGAACGGGTGGTGGTGAAAGGGGCGAGTAGCGAATAG
- a CDS encoding cupin domain-containing protein, whose amino-acid sequence MSQPPIVSSAIDSVVLQPAPITPAWIVAGAPVARATELSRSTDGTAVSLVWDCTAGTFNWHFGVDETVHILEGEVEVSTEGLAPRMLKAGDVALFRSGTTARWHVPRYVRKLAFCRHALPQPLGFALRGFNKLKSLVRGAPPGMPLAGNAG is encoded by the coding sequence ATGAGCCAGCCCCCCATCGTCAGCAGCGCCATTGACAGTGTCGTGCTGCAACCCGCGCCGATCACGCCGGCCTGGATCGTCGCGGGCGCCCCGGTGGCGCGCGCCACCGAACTGTCGCGTTCCACCGACGGCACGGCGGTCAGCCTGGTCTGGGATTGTACGGCCGGCACGTTCAACTGGCATTTCGGCGTCGACGAGACCGTCCATATCCTGGAGGGCGAGGTCGAGGTCAGCACGGAAGGCCTCGCGCCGCGGATGCTGAAAGCCGGCGACGTCGCGCTGTTCCGCTCCGGCACCACGGCGCGCTGGCACGTACCGCGTTATGTCAGGAAGCTGGCCTTCTGCCGCCACGCCTTGCCGCAACCGCTGGGCTTTGCCCTGCGCGGCTTCAACAAGCTGAAAAGCCTGGTGCGCGGCGCCCCGCCCGGAATGCCGCTCGCGGGTAACGCCGGCTGA
- a CDS encoding serine aminopeptidase domain-containing protein, with the protein MIPVASDDCAAWLHPAAGPAARDRGVVLVPALGFEELCTRRTLRILADRLAAAGLPTLRFDLHGTADSLGDDTAPDRLARWTADINRAVDRLRGLTGVTEVVLIGLRFGALVAAHAAAGRDDIAMLGLLAPPASGKAYARETAALARIIAAQPANGAGGITVAGFHVTEATVQALKGLGWPAAPCRRLLVAAPGQAAAGKGAKGLADRFVAPDVTLQRLAFTGYERMICDPTASEAPFAVIDEVVAWAGDGASAALAPVSAPAPGLLKADAFTEEAVTFGPDNRLAGILCRPVRQAAHTIILTNSGGTPHIGWARMTVTFARALAAEGIASLRLDFQGLGDSRAETDEPTPFYYDTATPADIIAAVDLLAARGLSDVTVSGNCSGAHHAFHAALADRRIRGLVLTNLQCFIWGPRYKLPLGAWMAALPVSIDLKKRQEDEELSEAARQVARWKERTVALARRYAKPAVQALQQLAGRLSRHEATGDAENPVAAGFDELSRRGTRILLAYSEGDPGLDELALYMGPDGIEATRLAGVAKRIIAGADHPMTQSHARTALLALMIGFLAGRDEARAA; encoded by the coding sequence ATGATCCCTGTGGCATCGGACGATTGCGCGGCCTGGCTGCACCCGGCCGCCGGACCGGCAGCGCGGGACCGGGGCGTCGTTCTGGTGCCGGCGCTCGGCTTCGAGGAGCTGTGCACGCGCCGGACTTTGCGCATCCTGGCCGACCGGCTCGCTGCGGCCGGCTTGCCGACCCTGCGCTTCGACCTGCACGGCACGGCGGATTCGCTCGGCGATGACACCGCGCCGGACCGGCTCGCCCGCTGGACCGCCGATATCAATCGCGCGGTCGACCGGCTGCGGGGCCTGACCGGTGTGACCGAAGTCGTGCTGATCGGGCTTCGCTTCGGCGCGCTGGTGGCCGCCCATGCCGCCGCCGGGCGGGACGATATCGCCATGCTGGGACTGCTCGCGCCGCCCGCCTCCGGCAAGGCCTATGCCCGTGAAACGGCGGCGCTGGCGCGGATCATCGCGGCGCAGCCGGCCAATGGCGCAGGCGGCATCACGGTCGCCGGCTTCCATGTGACCGAGGCAACGGTTCAGGCGCTGAAAGGCCTGGGCTGGCCGGCGGCGCCTTGCCGGCGCCTGCTGGTCGCCGCGCCAGGCCAGGCCGCGGCAGGCAAAGGGGCAAAAGGTCTCGCCGATCGGTTCGTCGCGCCTGATGTCACCCTGCAGAGGCTCGCCTTCACCGGCTATGAAAGGATGATCTGCGACCCGACCGCCTCGGAGGCGCCCTTCGCCGTCATCGACGAGGTCGTCGCCTGGGCCGGCGACGGCGCGTCAGCCGCTCTTGCTCCGGTCTCTGCGCCGGCGCCGGGCCTGCTGAAAGCCGATGCCTTTACCGAAGAAGCGGTGACCTTCGGGCCGGACAACCGGCTCGCCGGTATTCTCTGCCGTCCGGTCAGGCAAGCGGCCCATACGATCATCCTGACCAATTCCGGCGGCACGCCGCATATCGGCTGGGCGCGCATGACGGTGACCTTCGCCCGCGCCCTGGCGGCTGAAGGCATTGCCTCGCTGCGCCTGGACTTCCAGGGCCTGGGCGACAGTCGGGCCGAAACGGACGAGCCGACGCCTTTCTATTACGATACGGCGACACCGGCCGATATCATTGCAGCGGTCGACCTCTTGGCCGCGCGAGGTCTGAGCGACGTGACCGTGTCGGGCAATTGCAGCGGTGCCCACCACGCTTTCCATGCGGCGCTGGCCGACCGGCGCATCCGCGGGCTCGTGCTCACCAACCTGCAATGTTTCATCTGGGGGCCGCGCTACAAGCTGCCGCTCGGTGCCTGGATGGCGGCGCTGCCGGTCAGCATCGACCTGAAGAAGCGCCAGGAGGACGAGGAACTGAGCGAGGCGGCGCGCCAGGTGGCCCGCTGGAAGGAGCGCACCGTCGCGCTCGCCCGGCGCTACGCCAAGCCGGCGGTCCAGGCGCTGCAGCAACTGGCGGGCCGGCTCAGCCGGCATGAGGCCACCGGCGACGCCGAAAATCCGGTGGCCGCCGGTTTCGACGAACTCTCGCGCCGCGGCACGCGCATCCTGCTGGCCTATAGCGAGGGAGACCCCGGGCTCGACGAGCTGGCGCTCTACATGGGTCCTGACGGTATCGAGGCGACCCGGCTCGCGGGCGTCGCGAAGCGGATCATCGCCGGCGCCGACCATCCGATGACGCAAAGCCATGCGCGAACTGCTCTGCTGGCGCTGATGATTGGCTTCTTGGCCGGGCGCGACGAAGCCAGGGCGGCATGA
- a CDS encoding HWE histidine kinase domain-containing protein, with translation MFAENRTLVPADVLITEELRRRPFKPANLQAEAEAFRELSSLIARNPNRAINRFMELAVRLCRAGSAGLSLIDENEAGAEEFVWEAISGALKGHVGGTMPRHFSPCSLCLDAGRTVLVRQPSLTFSAFEALAQPVTEELVVPLFDTGGLALGALWVVHHEADKRFDAEDARVMEHLAVQLVLALKLRDRMEKKVSAHRSNVALRETNIELAETSAFLQSILDSSTDCIKVLSLDGTLELMNSGGLGVMEIDDFADVAGCSWPTMWSPGTGDGDDNDARRAIRIAAAGGISRFQGFSPTAKGTRKWWDVAVTPIIGEDGRPQKLLAVSRDISGVKAAEERLAASERRLRVAQNFAEVGTFEWDIGSNIVYPSEEFCRLWGIEPQAALPGDIFSTHVHPDDRHLLLARRDGPIENAGDYVEYRVMQGEEVHWLARRGDVLRDAEGRPTSVLGACFDVTDRRKAEEQQRLLMQELTHRVKNTMAMVQAIGSQTLRSAHSVEEAGIAFAARMQALSAAHDVLIHSNWSSTSLRPLIERAVRLHDDTGSRFSLDGPELVLGPRAALTLALTLHELGTNALKYGALSNDQGRVALKWTVDDTGAGRRVVMSWRETGGPKVAPPSAKGFGSRLIRLGFGVPSGVVDLDFADGGVTWTASAALAEIQFSSGD, from the coding sequence ATGTTTGCGGAGAATCGCACCCTGGTTCCAGCCGACGTGTTGATCACCGAAGAACTGCGCAGGCGCCCGTTCAAGCCGGCCAATCTCCAGGCCGAGGCTGAGGCTTTCCGCGAGCTCTCGAGCCTGATCGCGCGCAATCCGAACCGGGCGATCAATCGTTTCATGGAGCTTGCGGTCAGGTTGTGCCGGGCCGGTTCGGCCGGACTGAGCCTGATCGACGAGAACGAGGCGGGCGCGGAGGAATTTGTCTGGGAGGCGATATCGGGTGCGCTGAAAGGCCATGTCGGCGGCACCATGCCGCGCCATTTCAGCCCCTGCAGCCTCTGCCTCGACGCCGGACGCACCGTCCTGGTCCGTCAGCCGTCGCTGACTTTCAGTGCGTTCGAGGCGCTCGCGCAACCGGTGACCGAAGAACTGGTGGTGCCGCTCTTCGACACCGGCGGCCTGGCGCTCGGTGCGCTCTGGGTGGTCCATCACGAGGCCGACAAACGTTTCGATGCCGAGGACGCGCGCGTCATGGAGCATCTGGCGGTCCAGCTGGTGCTGGCGCTCAAGCTGCGCGACCGGATGGAGAAGAAGGTCAGCGCCCATCGCAGCAACGTGGCGCTGCGCGAGACCAATATCGAGCTCGCCGAGACCTCGGCCTTCCTCCAGAGCATTCTCGATTCCAGCACCGACTGCATCAAGGTGCTGAGCCTGGACGGCACGCTGGAACTGATGAATTCCGGCGGCCTCGGCGTCATGGAAATCGACGACTTTGCCGATGTCGCCGGCTGTTCATGGCCGACCATGTGGAGCCCTGGAACCGGTGACGGCGACGACAACGACGCCCGGCGGGCCATTCGCATCGCCGCCGCCGGTGGCATCAGCCGCTTCCAGGGGTTCAGCCCGACCGCCAAGGGCACGCGGAAATGGTGGGATGTGGCGGTCACTCCGATCATCGGCGAAGACGGCCGGCCGCAGAAACTGCTCGCCGTGTCGCGCGACATCAGCGGCGTCAAGGCGGCCGAGGAGCGCCTGGCGGCGAGCGAGCGGCGGCTGCGGGTCGCCCAGAATTTCGCCGAGGTCGGCACCTTCGAATGGGATATCGGCAGCAATATCGTCTACCCGTCCGAGGAGTTTTGCCGGCTTTGGGGTATCGAGCCGCAGGCGGCGCTGCCCGGCGACATCTTTTCGACCCATGTCCATCCCGATGACCGGCATCTGCTGCTCGCCCGCCGTGACGGGCCCATCGAAAATGCCGGAGACTATGTCGAATATCGCGTCATGCAAGGCGAGGAGGTGCACTGGCTGGCCCGCCGTGGCGATGTGCTGCGTGATGCCGAGGGACGGCCAACCAGCGTGCTCGGCGCCTGTTTCGACGTCACCGACCGGCGCAAGGCCGAGGAGCAGCAGCGCCTGCTGATGCAGGAACTGACCCACCGGGTGAAGAACACCATGGCGATGGTGCAGGCGATCGGCTCGCAGACCCTGCGCAGTGCCCATTCGGTGGAAGAGGCCGGCATCGCTTTTGCCGCCCGCATGCAGGCGCTGTCGGCGGCCCACGACGTGCTGATTCATTCGAACTGGTCGAGCACCAGCCTCAGGCCGCTGATCGAACGGGCGGTCCGGTTGCACGACGATACCGGCAGCCGTTTCAGCCTGGACGGACCCGAGCTGGTTCTGGGGCCGCGGGCGGCGCTGACCCTGGCGCTGACCTTGCATGAACTTGGCACCAACGCGCTGAAATATGGCGCCCTGTCCAACGACCAGGGCCGGGTCGCGCTGAAATGGACGGTCGATGACACCGGCGCCGGGCGACGGGTGGTGATGAGCTGGCGTGAGACGGGCGGGCCCAAAGTTGCCCCGCCCTCCGCCAAGGGCTTCGGCTCGCGGCTGATCCGGCTCGGCTTCGGCGTGCCGTCCGGCGTGGTCGACCTCGATTTCGCCGACGGCGGCGTGACCTGGACGGCCAGCGCCGCACTGGCCGAAATCCAATTCTCCTCGGGAGACTGA
- a CDS encoding peroxiredoxin, which yields MAGSVEAPDWSTIPAPPDDGAARHLVGSLVPPVPLAATDGARVDLAALKGLTVVYAYPRTGRPGTDNPEGWDMIPGARGCTPQSCAFRDHFAELKGLGVANLYGLSTQDPAYQREAAARLHLPFAILSDEDLALSTAMALPTFVTAGMTLMKRVTLVIRDGRVEHVFYPVFPPDRNAADVIAWLKRQA from the coding sequence ATGGCCGGCTCGGTCGAAGCCCCCGATTGGTCCACCATTCCCGCGCCGCCGGATGACGGCGCGGCGCGCCATCTCGTGGGCAGCCTGGTTCCGCCGGTTCCGCTTGCGGCGACCGACGGCGCCCGCGTCGACCTCGCGGCCCTGAAAGGCCTGACGGTCGTCTATGCCTATCCACGCACCGGCAGGCCCGGCACCGACAATCCCGAGGGCTGGGACATGATCCCCGGCGCGCGCGGCTGCACGCCGCAATCCTGCGCCTTCCGCGACCATTTCGCCGAGCTGAAGGGCCTCGGCGTCGCCAATCTTTATGGCCTCTCGACCCAGGATCCAGCCTATCAGCGCGAGGCGGCGGCAAGGCTGCATCTGCCCTTCGCCATCCTGTCGGACGAAGACCTGGCGCTGAGCACCGCCATGGCGCTGCCGACCTTCGTGACGGCGGGCATGACGCTGATGAAACGCGTCACCCTGGTCATCCGCGACGGCCGTGTCGAGCACGTCTTCTATCCCGTCTTTCCGCCTGACCGGAACGCCGCCGACGTCATCGCCTGGCTGAAGCGCCAGGCATGA